The sequence below is a genomic window from Pseudomonas cremoricolorata.
CGATCAGCATCGGGTCGGCATCGGGAATGGTCTTGAGGTGGATGTAGCCACGGAAGTTGTGCTCTTCACGCAGCAGCCGCGCCACACGAATCAGCTGCTCCATGGTGTAGTCGGCCGAACGGATGATGCCCGAGCTCAGAAACAGCCCGCTGATGCAGTTACGGCGATAGAAATCCAAGGTCAGGCGCACTACCTCTTCCGGGCTGAAGCGCGCGCGGGGCACATTGCTCGAGCGGCGGTTGACGCAGTACTGGCAGTCGTACAGGCAAAAGTTCGTCAGCAGAATCTTCAGCAGCGACACGCAGCGCCCATCGGGGGTGTAGCTGTGGCAGATGCCCATGCCGTTGGTCGCGCCCAGCCCGTCGCGTCCGCGTGAGCTGCGCTTGGGCGCGCCGCTGCTGGCGCAGGATGCGTCGTACTTGGCGGCATCGGCGAGGATGCCCAGCTTGGCGATCAACTCCATGGGATTACTCTCTATACTGAATATTCATACAGTATTGGCAGAATGCGCCTCTGACAAGTGCTGGTGGTCGGACGAGCTGGTTCGTCTGTTCCCTGGGTCTTGCAGAGTCTGACCCTGGGCACCCTGGTCATAGCCGAGCGTTGCGCTGGGGAACTAGTGACGGCCTGCGGGCCTCAACAGCACACGTCGCGGGTCGGCGGGCGCGTGTTCGCCCCGGCTTGTGCGCCATCGCCAGGAGGCTATGGCGGCTGCCCGGTCTGCCCTGCAGGTGAGCAGCGGCGCGTGAATGGGGTTAAACACGGTAATTCGGGACGCTGTCGTTCCCGAGGGAGAAAACATGAAGGTCAGAAACATCAGGCACGGGGCGCTGGCAGGGCTGGCCCTGGCGATTGCCGCAGGTAACGCCCAGGCGGCCGACACCAAGAAGGTGGACGTGCTGCTAATCGGCGGCGGCATCATGAGTTCGACCCTGGCGGTGTGGCTCAACGAGCTGCAGCCGGACTGGTCGATGGAAATGGTCGAACGTCTGGACAAGGTCGCCGAGGAAAGCTCCAACGGCTGGAACAACGCCGGTACCGGCCATTCGGCCCTGGCCGAGTTGAACTACACCCCGGAGAAAGACGGCAAGATCGACATCACCAAGGCGGTGGAGATCAACGAGTCGTTCCAGATCACCCGGCAGTTTCTGGCCTGGCAGGTCAAGCAAGGTGTGCTGAAGAACCCGCGCTCGTTCATCAACTCGACGCCGCACATGAGCTTCGTCTGGGGCGATGACAACATCCGTTTCCTCAAGAAGCGCTATGAGGCGTTGCAGGCCAGCCCGCTGTTCCGGCCGATGCAGTATTCCGAGGACCATGCGCAGATCGCCAAGTGGGTGCCGCTGATGATGGAAGGGCGCGACCCGAACCAGAAGCTGGCCGTGACCTGGACACCGATCGGCACCGACGTCAACTTTGGCGAAATCACGCGTCAGTACGTCAGCCACCTGCAGAGCCTGCCGAACTTCGACCTCAAGGTGTCCACCGAGGTGCAGGACATCTCGCGCAACGATGACGGCACCTGGCGCGTGGAGTACAAGAACCTCAAGGATGGCACCAAGGGCGCCACCGATACCAAGTTCCTATTCATCGGCGCCGGTGGCAAGGCGCTGACCCTGCTGCAGAAATCCGGCATCCCGGAAGCCAAGGATTAC
It includes:
- the mqo gene encoding malate dehydrogenase (quinone) — protein: MKVRNIRHGALAGLALAIAAGNAQAADTKKVDVLLIGGGIMSSTLAVWLNELQPDWSMEMVERLDKVAEESSNGWNNAGTGHSALAELNYTPEKDGKIDITKAVEINESFQITRQFLAWQVKQGVLKNPRSFINSTPHMSFVWGDDNIRFLKKRYEALQASPLFRPMQYSEDHAQIAKWVPLMMEGRDPNQKLAVTWTPIGTDVNFGEITRQYVSHLQSLPNFDLKVSTEVQDISRNDDGTWRVEYKNLKDGTKGATDTKFLFIGAGGKALTLLQKSGIPEAKDYAGFPVGGSFLVTDKQDIAMQHMAKAYGIAASGAPPMSVPHLDTRVLDGKRVILFGPFATFSTKFLKESSLLDLFGSMSLHNTWPMVRVGVREFDLVKYLVGQVMQSDDDRFNALQTYFPHAKKEDWRLWQAGQRVQIIKKDPELGGVLKLGTEVVASKDGSIAGLLGASPGASTAPPIMLDVLQRVFKDRLASPEWQDKVKQIVPSYGTHLNDDPVKVQEEWEYTSEILQLTPPPQIDKRQDPANPEQIDPLKQKNVDADLNL